Proteins from a genomic interval of Quercus robur chromosome 9, dhQueRobu3.1, whole genome shotgun sequence:
- the LOC126700731 gene encoding uncharacterized protein LOC126700731 yields the protein MGKALDQISKSSFTRRIERAELPRWFTQLAFTMYNDRTDPVEHVSHFNQRMIVHSRDEALMCKVFPSSLGPIAMRWFNSLKANSISSFKELTQAFGSRFVTCSRVPRPPSSLLSLSMREGETLKMYSDRYWEMYNEIDGNFEDVAINTFKDGLPTEHGLRKSLTGKPVTSVR from the coding sequence ATGGGCAAGGCGTTGGATCAAATCTCCAAGTCGTCTTTCACACGTAGAATTGAGCGAGCAGAACTCCCTCGGTGGTTCACTCAGCTCGCTTTTACCATGTATAATGATAGGACAGACCCCGTTGAGCATGTGAGCCACTTCAATCAGAGAATGATTGTCCATTCCAGAGatgaagccttgatgtgcaaggttttcCCATCCAGCCTAGGACCCATagcaatgagatggttcaacagctTGAAGGCCAATTCCATAAGCTCCTTCAAGGAGCTCACCCAGGCGTTTGGTTCTCGATTCGTCACCTGTAGCAGAGTTCCTCGACCCCCATCTTCCCTACTATCCTTAAgtatgagagagggagagacctTGAAAATGTACTCGGATAGGTACTGGGAGATGTACAATGAAATTGACGGCAACTTTGAAGATGTAGCCATCAATACATTCAAGGATGGCCTCCCAACCGAACACGGCTTAAGGAAGTCTTTGACAGGGAAGCCTGTCACCAGTGTGCGCTAG
- the LOC126700730 gene encoding uncharacterized protein LOC126700730: protein MDGKSIGMISQQDALSCKVYVNGIANQKGSGVGIVLISPEKITIKKSLRLDFSTTNNEAEYEALLMGMTMVQKMGGKATVMFLDSRLVVGQVKGEFESRDERMQRYLSQVGHLRSGFKSFNLLHIPRSGNTHANSLATLATSSTQGLPQVILVEDLYKSAGVERKVVHVHQVRVSLAGWIP, encoded by the coding sequence atggatggaaaatcgatTGGCATGATCTCCCAACAGGACGCCCTATCCTGCAAAGTGTACGTCAATGGTATAGCAAACCAAAAGGGGTCCGGAGTGGGGATAGTATTAATATCCCCCGAGAAAATCACTATTAAGAAGTCACTAAGGCTGGACTTCTCAACCACAAATAACGAGGCTGAATATGAGGCCTTGCTAATGGGAATGACCATGGTTCAAAAAATGGGCGGAAAGGCAACAGTGATGTTCTTGGACTCAAGATTAGTCGTTGGCCAAGTAAAAGGAGAATTTGAATCGAGGGACGAAAGAATGCAGAGGTACTTGAGTCAGGTGGGACATCTACGATCAGGATTTAAATCTTTCAACCTGTTGCACAtccctagaagtggaaacaccCATGCTAATTCCTTAGCCACGCTTGCGACCTCCTCGACACAGGGCCTACCTCAGGTCATTCTTGTAGAGGATTTGTACAAATCCGCAGGGGTGGAGAGAAAGGTGGTCCATGTTCACCAAGTCAGGGTAAgcctagctggatggatcccatgA